Proteins encoded by one window of Desulfovibrio ferrophilus:
- a CDS encoding GGDEF domain-containing protein, with the protein MAGKGSSKADIKPGRNREKIPMCRSIARRFDPHRWSIKGRFLYLTGALLVLGNLFLIGYLYVIFGGVLERSAQAQLNLVRTTVSIEVQGLEGMVRSQAAALAEMPGVKASLAAGASDGMSDFLLSYGNNVRKALGLMSLDFELSGSDAKETEAATWMENVGGKPVLFARWPVQRGDTRVGCVVTRCDLWEGLSKIDLPQGLGIALASGRTEGSLQILTERGALAKGLDFEAAATGLAEGHGDAFGIAMPLDNDIWAILSFDASGLSESRWNKINLFIWFFLGGALLIMTVLYLNVIRIESFFSRMKKIIISSHSNYFAERFESDSVHCLDVLHCHNEECPVYQNPSLTCYLETGSEAISPKWRDTCLFLNKYETCHNCPVYALRKGDELTEMRNVMNTMMRLWSEFLERVGHLLAYVLRSQGQSGLMPSLDEISDRLEQMAKLTFFGRDVQGAFDKTEVYAQLGHVFTEGFGLPKHMVFEVDEDADRLVLALDGIEDEGLCKHQVLLSCESCRACRVAEDVVSFYNPKLCPHFNCDMSEAVRVCMPVVMSGKVGAVASFMTTRREWEPLRAQMPILRKYLDEAGPVLSSLKLLKLSKEQALRDPLTHCHNRRFLDEFITKYEPLIDREGKTTGLLMCDMDYFKQVNDEHGHEAGDAVLQQVVGIIQANIRRSDLLIRYGGEEFLALLQNVETGSAEAVAEKIRKAVEDTAFELPSGSRLHKTISVGVSEFPDDGDGMYKAIKFADVALYSAKDGGRNKVIRFKPEMWTDESY; encoded by the coding sequence ATGGCCGGAAAAGGAAGTTCCAAGGCCGACATCAAGCCCGGTCGCAATAGGGAAAAGATTCCCATGTGTCGTTCCATCGCGCGTCGCTTTGATCCTCATCGCTGGAGCATCAAGGGGCGCTTTCTGTATCTGACAGGAGCGTTGCTCGTTCTGGGTAACCTCTTTCTCATTGGCTATCTTTATGTGATCTTCGGTGGAGTGCTCGAGCGCTCTGCTCAGGCCCAACTCAATCTGGTGAGGACCACTGTTAGTATAGAGGTCCAGGGCCTGGAAGGGATGGTTCGATCCCAGGCTGCCGCCTTGGCGGAGATGCCCGGAGTCAAAGCTTCTCTGGCCGCAGGTGCATCCGACGGTATGTCTGATTTTCTGTTGTCGTATGGCAACAATGTCCGCAAGGCTCTTGGGCTGATGTCTCTGGACTTTGAACTGTCTGGAAGCGATGCCAAGGAGACCGAGGCCGCGACATGGATGGAGAATGTCGGCGGTAAGCCCGTACTCTTCGCGCGCTGGCCTGTCCAACGTGGAGACACCCGCGTCGGGTGTGTGGTTACCCGGTGCGATCTGTGGGAAGGGCTTTCAAAGATCGATTTGCCCCAAGGTCTTGGGATCGCCCTGGCCTCAGGCAGAACCGAAGGCTCATTGCAGATCCTGACCGAGCGGGGAGCCTTGGCCAAGGGGTTGGATTTCGAGGCCGCGGCCACGGGACTGGCGGAAGGCCATGGTGATGCATTCGGGATTGCAATGCCTCTGGACAATGACATTTGGGCAATTTTGTCCTTTGACGCGTCGGGGCTGAGCGAGTCCCGCTGGAACAAGATCAATCTCTTCATCTGGTTCTTCCTGGGCGGTGCGCTGCTCATCATGACCGTGCTCTATCTGAACGTGATTCGCATCGAGAGCTTCTTTTCCCGGATGAAGAAGATCATCATCTCTTCGCATTCCAACTATTTTGCCGAGCGGTTTGAGAGTGACAGTGTGCACTGTCTGGATGTGTTGCACTGTCATAACGAGGAGTGCCCGGTCTACCAGAACCCGTCCCTGACCTGTTATCTGGAGACTGGTTCCGAGGCCATTTCGCCAAAATGGCGGGACACCTGCCTCTTCCTGAATAAGTATGAAACCTGTCATAACTGTCCCGTATACGCCTTACGCAAGGGTGACGAACTGACCGAAATGCGTAACGTGATGAACACCATGATGCGCCTGTGGAGTGAGTTCCTGGAGCGTGTGGGGCATTTGCTGGCTTACGTGTTGCGTAGTCAGGGGCAGTCGGGGTTGATGCCTTCGCTGGATGAAATCTCTGATCGTCTTGAGCAGATGGCCAAACTGACGTTCTTTGGCCGTGACGTGCAAGGTGCCTTTGACAAGACAGAGGTCTACGCCCAACTGGGGCACGTCTTTACGGAAGGATTCGGGCTGCCCAAACACATGGTGTTTGAGGTGGATGAAGATGCGGACCGCCTGGTGCTGGCTCTGGACGGCATAGAAGACGAGGGGTTGTGCAAGCATCAGGTGTTGCTTTCCTGCGAGTCCTGCCGGGCCTGTCGAGTCGCCGAGGACGTCGTCTCGTTCTACAATCCGAAATTGTGTCCGCATTTCAATTGCGACATGTCCGAGGCTGTTCGAGTCTGCATGCCTGTGGTCATGAGTGGCAAGGTTGGAGCAGTGGCTTCCTTCATGACTACGCGGCGCGAATGGGAACCTCTGCGGGCTCAGATGCCGATTCTGCGCAAGTATCTGGATGAGGCCGGCCCGGTTCTGAGCTCCCTGAAGCTGTTGAAGCTGTCCAAGGAGCAGGCTCTGCGTGACCCGTTGACCCATTGCCATAACAGACGGTTCCTGGATGAGTTCATCACCAAGTACGAGCCACTCATTGATCGTGAGGGCAAGACCACAGGTCTGTTGATGTGCGATATGGACTACTTCAAGCAGGTCAACGACGAACACGGCCACGAAGCTGGAGACGCCGTGCTGCAGCAGGTAGTCGGCATTATCCAGGCCAATATCCGCCGTAGTGACTTGTTGATTCGCTATGGTGGTGAGGAATTCCTTGCACTCTTGCAGAACGTTGAGACTGGTTCAGCGGAAGCCGTGGCCGAAAAGATTCGCAAGGCGGTGGAGGATACGGCGTTCGAACTGCCTTCCGGTTCCCGATTGCATAAGACAATCAGTGTCGGTGTCTCCGAATTCCCCGATGATGGCGATGGAATGTACAAGGCCATCAAGTTTGCGGACGTTGCTCTGTACAGCGCCAAGGATGGGGGCCGGAACAAGGTCATCCGCTTCAAGCCCGAGATGTGGACTGACGAGTCTTACTAA